The window AACTCTTTGGCGTGCACCAGCAATTTGCGAGGCCGGCGTGGATCATGGTTCCACATTCCCGCGTTGTTGTAGTGAGCGATATCGGAACCGACCAACCACAACTCGCCATTGGTCACCCGAATGTGAGCCTCGTCGAGGGAAAGCTTGCCTTCTCGCATCGATTTGACTTCGCTGCCCATCAGCATCATGCCGCACTCGACGCTGTCGAGAATCTCGTAACGGAACTTGGCTTTGCGGTTTTCAGCGACCGGCGTGATGTTCGGTTGATTCTTTTTCGCGTTTTTGCCTTTGCCCTTCCCAGACTTCTTACCGGCCGCTTTTTTTGCGCCAGCCTCAGTCAAGGTGGGCTGCTTTTTACTTTTGTTCTTTGACATGGTCGTGATTGTATCGGGAACCCACAAAAGCAGGATGGGGCGACCATTTTCGATTTCCGCCCGGACCACTACAATGAATGGTCATTACACTGACCAGAGTCGGCTTGGGTTACGGACGGTTCCTCGGAACGGTTCGATTCGCTGCCGATCATTGATTTTTGATTTTTTGCCTTTCATCCGGACAGACGCCGATGGCTTTTCGATTGCCAGTTGTCGCCGAACCAGAAATGCCTGCGGGCACCGACGTCAGCTCGACGGGACGGTTGCCACGTTGGCTCAAGCGGCCCATCCCCAAATCCAACTCGAATCATTTGACCGATTCGTTGATGGAAGAATACGGGTTGGAAACCGTATGCGACAACGCCAAGTGCCCCAACCGGATGGAGTGCTACAGCCAGCAAACGGCGACGTTCATGGTTCTGGGGAATGTTTGTACCCGCCCATGTGGTTTCTGTGCCGTCAGCCGTGGACGCCCACCGGCTGCCCCCGCCGTCGATGAGCCAGATCGCATCGCCAAAGCGGCCGAACGATTGGGGCTGAAGCACGTTGTCATCACCAGCGTCACGCGAGATGACTTGCCCGACGGAGGTGCCGACCATTTCCACAACTGCGTCATCGCAGTTCGGGAACGCACCGGGGCGACCACCGAAGTCCTCACGCCTGACTTTGTGCACTGCAAGGAAGCGTTGGCTCGGGTCATCGAAGCAAAACCGACCGTGTTCAATCACAACATGGAAACCGTGCCACGTCTTTACCGCCGAGTCCGCGGTCCAAAGAGTGACTATGCTTGGACGTTGGAAATGATGCGGCAAGTCAAACGCTACGACGCCGAAGTCAAAACCAAGAGCGGTTTGATGCTTGGATTGGGCGAAGAACGAGGCGAGTTGCTCGACGCTCTGTCAGATCTTCGCGAACACGATGTCGATTTCCTGACGTTGGGCCAGTACCTGCAACCGGGCGAGAAATACTTGCCCGTCGTTCGCTATGTTCCGCCAGAAGAATTCGATGAATTGGCCGACATCGCCAAATCAATGGGATTCAAAAAGGTCGCCAGTGGCCCCTTTGTGCGAAGTAGCTACCACGCCCGTGACATGGCCGAGACTGAGTGAGAGCAGACTTCGACGTTTCACTTGGTCCATCAAAGCCGCGGTGGAAAATCACGCGGCGATGATCGTGCCGATCTACTCAGTTCACTAGATCTCTACTCTGGTAACCATATCTGTACTCAGGCAAACAGATCTCTGGTAACCAGATCAGCCGATCAGTTCGACCAACCATGGTGCGGCAACCGTGATCAAGACCAGTGCAACCGGATAAGCCGCGACGTAACTGGTTGCCGGTTGGCTGGAATCGGTCGCTCCCGTCAACACAGCCAATCCCGGCGTGGACGTCATTCCGCCACAGGTCGCACCGAGCGATTGCCACAACGTTCGGCCTCCGAAATACCTTGATCCGGCGAAGCCAACCAATAATGGAATGATCGCGATCGCTGCGGCTGCCACGCATAGCATTGCTCCGCGTTCCATCAACACCTCGACAACGTTGGCACCCGCGTTCAATCCTGCA of the Rhodopirellula baltica SH 1 genome contains:
- the smpB gene encoding SsrA-binding protein SmpB: MVRAEIENGRPILLLWVPDTITTMSKNKSKKQPTLTEAGAKKAAGKKSGKGKGKNAKKNQPNITPVAENRKAKFRYEILDSVECGMMLMGSEVKSMREGKLSLDEAHIRVTNGELWLVGSDIAHYNNAGMWNHDPRRPRKLLVHAKEFDKFAGRAFERGLTLIPLRVYFSERGLAKCVMGLVKGKKLHDKRETIKKRESDRGLQRAMRRK
- the lipA gene encoding lipoyl synthase — its product is MIFCLSSGQTPMAFRLPVVAEPEMPAGTDVSSTGRLPRWLKRPIPKSNSNHLTDSLMEEYGLETVCDNAKCPNRMECYSQQTATFMVLGNVCTRPCGFCAVSRGRPPAAPAVDEPDRIAKAAERLGLKHVVITSVTRDDLPDGGADHFHNCVIAVRERTGATTEVLTPDFVHCKEALARVIEAKPTVFNHNMETVPRLYRRVRGPKSDYAWTLEMMRQVKRYDAEVKTKSGLMLGLGEERGELLDALSDLREHDVDFLTLGQYLQPGEKYLPVVRYVPPEEFDELADIAKSMGFKKVASGPFVRSSYHARDMAETE